TTGTCCTCTACATATTTTACTCGATTTTTGTTACAGACTGTTTTATAGCAATCAAGTAATCGTTTGAGTTCTGCAAACCTTTCATTTTTCGCTACCATCGACACGACTTTTTTCGTCGTTGTCTGTGTACATGTACTTTCTTGTGTTTATGGTCGTTTGTCTACTGAAGCCCACAATATTCCTACAGCGAGAAACTGATGTTTTATGCCGAACCAACAACTACGGCTAAATCACGGCAAGCCAACCCTGCATACATCCTACAGCGATATATTATGGTCGATAGTGAGCGAAAttattgtatatgtatgtatttatctCTACATATTGTTAGCAAAATCTGGAACTGACCTTAGTTATATTGACCAGAAATCCTATCTTTCAATACCGGCAGGATACCACAAGGTCAAACTTCGTGTGTTATAAGCATCCGAAttaggtaaaaaaataataaataatgaggccatacttatttattttgggtactataattaaaatgtattcttcatttttaaagcTATCATCAAACATCATAATATCGGTACCTTAGGCTTAGGTTTGCCGCTTAGAGCTACCTCGTTCTCCAGACCCATCTTGTCGAAATCTGAATAAATACCCGGATGATCATATCGGAAGCACACAGTAACAACGGTTGgagaatttatattttaatttaaattaagtttttaagaaacgtattgtttataaaatacttatCTTAAATTTagagttttttttacaaaccttCAATTTTaaggagaataaataaaattcttagaACCGGAGTCACAATCTGTCCTTGTCCGTGTTTAGTCGAGAGCTCGTACTACTCACTGCCTGAAGAGTATTGTGTGAGGCAATGTTATcaaacaaacttgtattacGTGGTTTCCGCTTCATAACAAGAGAGtctacatcttttttttttttcttaagtgcTGTCACAAACTGTTCCCATCATAATTTCATTGTCTTCACCATTTTACGTGAAGTGTTGTTCATAACAGTAGAATATTTAAGAATTTAACACGACTCAATGGTGCCCACTATTGTCTCGAAAACAATCGATCAATCACTTTAAGTCGTCACTACATGCATTACTATATATACCATGGACGTAATATATACATCTATGTATTTACCATTCCCCGCGCGCGTGCTTCAGACTACCCACACATTTCAGTTGGTATTGCATGCATAAGTGTACCTGAAACAGTTCATAATTGCTTAATTCATACCATTTGATATTTACATGTACTCACATGTTTCAAGTTAGTCTATGTGTGCCAACCTATAGTTTAAAACTGGATTGATGCATGGTAGCCTATCTATTCAAATATATGTGTATTGTACAGTTTTTACAGCTTACTTAATTTGTTCTATAATCTTAAACTGTCAAATCTGTAAATTGGATGGCATATTCTTATATGTTCCAGACATAACCATGAAATGAAGAATATGAGGGAAACCATTGTGAAATGTATCATCCTGATGCACATGCTATATTCAGCATGTGCAGTTCAGTCTGTGGACACTGAAGAGATCAATCCATTTGATATGGTTAACTTTGACCTTTCAGCCATGAAAATGATGAAGGTCTGTTTAAATAGATAAACTGCACATTTGTCATCGCACACTAATAATTGCAAATTATATTTCATAAACCGGTGATGCAGACAAAACCATATGTACCTAAGTTTACAAAATGATGTTTGCCtgttgtgcatatgtgtgtgttactaATATAATCAAATCTTCTGGTGCATATtttcaaccacacacacactttcccctTTACCACCATCATCCTACGTTCaggaaaaaattttaaaagtatagaACAAATTAGTTTTCTCTTAAATAACATTATGTAGAAGACAATTTAAATTTGCATTCGACATTGTATCCCcaaactaataataatcatattCATTAGGATAAGAGTTCTTCAAAAGGGCAAAAGGTTGGAGCCACGGCAGATATTGAAAAGGATGCAAAAGAGCCAGTTGTTTCTGATGGAAGCAAAGAACAAACTAACCCTAGTACAACAGATGCATCACCTCAAGATATACCAGAGGGAATAAAGAACATTGCAGATGACATGTCTACCACAAGAGCAAAACCTGTCACGATAGAAAAAGTTGAACGTAATTCTTGTCCAGCTTTGTCACTCTTTCGCCAGTTTGTTACTAAACTGCTGCATTTTGCTGACCGTGGAGCTGACAAGGTAGGTTATGGGTACTGACCCTAAACTGTGATAAAccaatattattgttttattatctgtCGCCATTGAACCCATCACCAAGTATTAACTTCAGAGAGAGCAGCTGTTTTTGCAAATACTTTCTGCTCAGAATATTATCTTGAAGAATGACATTCTTTTGTCATGAAGAGATTATGTTAGTGTCTTTACTAAGGTCATAAAATGAATGCTtatgaacaacaaataaatgcaataaTTTGTGcatttggttggttttttttttatttatttattgcaaatgaAAGTAGTTACTAAACTGTTTTGTCATACAGATGGATGAAACAAAGCCAATTGATATGTGCTTGCATCTTCGCTTAACCCAACATCATCTAAGTGAACTGAAAAGCTTCAGTCGTGACCCTTTGAAGGATGGAGTGCATTCAGCACATGATGTGTTGACAGAGGCCATGCTTGGGACTTGTGAAATAGATGCAGATGACTCTTTCTATAATATCTTGGGGCTAGAGGACAAACAAGGTTTTACATTGAAAAAACTGATGCAggtaattttttcttcttacagcataatctgaagatatatatatatttgcagaTGATAGGAAGATGGATAAACACGAGTGTACCTTGAGAGGATTTGAGAAAAATATATCAGTTCTCATCAACATTATCTGCCTGTTACTCTTGGAATATAAAAGGTTAAGGTCACAGTCTAGTTGGAGGTAGGGTTAGGAGGATGCAAGTGGTTTACTGAGGCTTGATGTGTAGAAGGTGGTCCAGGTCTCTCCATCTTCACCTTTCCTGATAAACGTCATATCCATTGCTTCAGGGTAAACGGAGAGATTTTAAATCATACATACCTGGAACAATCTTTAAACTGATGACCTTAGAAGACGTTGAGTGCATTGTTTAGGCAATGGTACTTACACTTTGACAATGCTAATAGTTGCCAGTGTTGTCTGACCTTGATAGGTTTCTCCATTATACCCAACTGTTGTTtaagtttcatttcattctcAGCATGATGTCATTTGTAAGATAACAAAGTTTTCTATCTGTGGAGTGGTACGGAAAGATAATGGCTTAGTAATGATGTAGCTACATGATAATATACAGAAGAATGCACAAGACACCGCTTCACCTAGGTATCTTTCCAGTGAACAAAGCCAGATCTAGaattgtgtgagtgtgcatgatGTTGCTGTCCTATTAATAGACTATTAGCACAGTTCAGCTCAGTGATGTTGGTAGTGATGCTGTTTTCCTACCACATTTTTTCTTATATGTGATGTGTCTTTTTGGGATAAAACATTCCTTcgctttgtgtgtttttttttttcttttttgctttattgGTCTTTAGATGATGTGATTTGTGCATTTTAGGTTTTGGCGCTGATTTTTCTGGGGACTGCAATTCTACTCCTGCTATCCAAACTACATTTTTCATTCAACCTGATCATTTGGGTTCTTTTCACTGGTTTTGTAATTAGTGTTGGAACAACATGGTATCGACTGTACCAGGTATCACACTTTTCACATCCTACACTGCATCTACagtattataaaattataaacagcaGTCTGAATCAGCATTTTTACTGCTGGGGTTCTGGAAGATGTGGTTGCCAGGGGTTCCACAAGAAAAGgcaattgaaaataatttttaaaactttataacCATGATGCTGCTATTTTCCTAGGTAAATTACAAATCATTGATGAAGAATTCCAatcttttaaatcattttactgCACTATtgcaaaaactaataaaataccTCAAAACCTATCTTTACAGTTAATTAATTCAGTAGATagattttaatcatttttgttctgctgatttttaaaaatctaggTATCTTTGAGGCTTAAAAACTTGAGAAAGACAGGTCTAAAATATAAGAACGTGAAAGCATGAAAGATGTTGACtatcattgtctttttttttctagggtGAGGTTGCAAGACAACATGAAGCAATGCTGAAGGACTTGCCTTCAGGGTGCATCAAACAACCAGATGACCCGGGTATGCTAAACCATCTTGTCAGCCTTGTTAGAACATACTTCACCTTCCAGAAAGATGAGTGTATTGAATACTATGAGCATCTGATTGTTGACCCACTGGTCAAAGTGAGCATTATGGAGGTAGGTGTGTTGATAATATTCCCAGTCATCTTACCTTTGGTTTCTACACTTACAAATGTCAGaatcaaaaacttttttcagtttcttttcttaaacaaaGCCCATACATTATGCAGTTAATCTTCAGTCTTTGTGACAGATATTCTGAGGTATTattctttatgaaaaataaaatgcaaagttAGATGTGCATGATATAGTTGTTGAACATAACTTACTATTACATGGACATTCTATGAAGTAAAAGTTGTCTGTATTAAAGACCATTGATTCCCATTTTTGGACACCTATAtgttcattttctgtctgtTCACTTAACAGGCATTGGCAGTGGCAGTGGTTCAGACACTGCTGAAGCCATTGCGCACAATTGGAACAGAAGTCAGCCAGTTCCTACGAGCTGTACTCAAAGATCTCCCTGTCCAATGGCAGTTTGGCACCATTCTAATTCTTATTATACTTTTTGTGATCACTCTGCTTGTTTGCTGTAATTATCGCATACGTGTCCCTTTTTTGTTAGCTATTGAGCCGGCACCATCATCTTGCAGAGAACAGGTGTGTTGATTACTTGTTGGTGACTGTAGACTAtgaagttattttttatgtggGTATTTACATACATACTCAGAAAGAAGTGCGTACAAAATTGCTTTTACCTCATTCTGATTTTGCACATGAGATCTGTTTAAGGATGCTGCTTTTGCAGAGTTTATTGCCTTTCCTTaaagcagattttatttttagtgtgtcTTCATGGAGTAAATAGCTTATTTTCTGAGTATGGAAACTGTGTCGAATTGGAGGGTTATTTGGGTAAATGTTAGTTTCAGATGCCTACCTTTTtggatttttgaaaattatttcttgagTTTTGTTTGGGTAGCATTTGTAGCCATTTTACTTATAATTTGCTACTTCATTTGTGTGTGGCTgaattttatgtttgctttctACAGTGTTCAGTTTATAGATAAGTCAAGTCTTATGATCACTAATGCCTATTTATACATTACTATTTTACCGTTTCAGGTACATGAGTTGAAAGCAATCAAACTTCAGCAAAAACTGAGCAAGTTAGAATCAACTGTCAAAAATAATGCAGAAATAAGAACATCTCAGCAGAGTGCACCTCTAAATGAAAGATACCCCTATGTATGTTTTTCTACTTTATATAGCATGTCAATAAGGTGATTTTAGGatgcaacatttttcttaatgttaTCTATAGTGTAAATCATGCAAGTCTGACACTAACCATGTTACTATCTTGGTTCCAGGTACTTGAGCAGCAATCAGTCACACTTCAGCAGAGACTAAAAAAGTCAGAACCAGCTGTTGAAAACGTAGCAGCAAGCACATCCAAGCAAAGTGCATCGCAACAGTCTTGTTTCAATAGTTCTGAAGCATTGAGCACTAAAGAGAAGTGGCTTTCAGGCTCGGAACCATTTCCACAGATTTTCCTTCCAGAGGAGGAAGTCAAAAGGAGTTTGGAAAAAGATGATTCTTTAACAGAACATAATGTCGAAGTAACATAAAGCAGTGGTGCAAGGGAAAAAGCAAATGTGGACTTTTTCAGTAGTGAGTAGAAGTCAGAGTGAGTAGAATCAGTGGTGGGGTTCAAACATTGCCAAAAGAATCATTCATGCGGCCTCAATAATGGACAGTTATATGCAGCGTTTCAACCCAGAGAGAGGTCTCTTAAATGTGCCTTAATACAAACTTTATCAGTAACCTAAAATGGCATGTCGCTAAATCATTTTCTGCTACAGCTAATGCAGCTTCTGTGAAATATGATCCGAAATTCCGTTTTGCATGAGTCTGGAATTAATGTGAGAGAAAGCATGGCACCAGGGTATATTTCACTTAATGAAACAAGGGAAAAGATGCATTTTGCtgttgaaagaaaggaaatcttTTTCACAACTGTGTAAGAGATTATGGTTCCCCATCTTTTCATGTCATCTGTTAGACCAAAAATGTTGAATTAGGAGCAGGTAGATAATGCAACAAAGTAATGGAAGAAATTGAAATgattttacagtttttcttctgatttAGGATTAATCCTTTCAGGAATCCAGCTTTTTGTTGATCCAGAATCTAAAATATAGGCTGCTGTGAGGTGACTAGCTCTGACCCCTCCAAGCAGGGAAGTGCCTTGTGCCTTGTGTTTCACTGGATGGCGACTCCTCTTGCTCAAAACCCCCCTCCTGTACCCTCCATATATTTGCTTATAATGAGGTTGTCAAGGTGCTACAAAGTTCTGGACATCTATTTCCCTTTGTGGCAGTTTATTAGGTGCTAGATATTAAAGgcacatatgtatgtgtaaataaatttatttgaaattacaTCATACGTGTGTGTCAGTCCATGTGAATGGTTACATATTGTACGTTTGTCCTTGTGgtatgaaaaaaattagcatTAATCCATTGTGAATGAAAACTTGTATTAGGCACATTAATATCTAGAGCTAAAGCAGTTTTGGAACATGGAGCACATGTGATGAGACTAAGGAAGACATTTGACATGAAGAATGAGCACACACTTTTTGGAAAAAGCAAGGTCTTTTGTGGATTTGAAGATCAAAGCGTGGGCTTAgaatagatataaaaaaaaaaaaacacaggacAAGGTATTAGACTAGATAGCTCCCCCAAAGAGTAAGAGAATTTGAGTGGAAAATTCTGCTTGTGAACTTCTtatcctcttccctggaacaacaaagaggaatgGACTGATAGGTGCTATAAGGGCTTCAGGAGCAGCAACTAACCAATGGTTTAGCCACAGTGTTTAGTCAGCCATAGAAAAAGTGGATctgattatattattattaagaatcTTGAGTAACTCAGCAGGGGACTTTTGCATGTTAAATTTCATGAAGAATCACATAGTAACATGAACATTTTGAGAAATATGTTGTAGTTTTAAAGGAATTAAATGACATTGTCAGCCGTGTTCATTTGCCAATTAAGATTTATTTAATGCTAATCAATAGATCATGCAAGAAGCGAACTTCCATCCATTCTGTTCTATTGAACCCTTTCTTTTCAAACCTTTTGTGTACTTTGAGCTAAGTCTTTGCTCACGATAAATGCTACACTTTTTTTATTGCCATCGTCTTTTAGTTGCAAAAGGTGctctcaaaatatattttcattccATGAATTTCCATAAAggtgtaaaaataaagtttaccaAATAGCAAACAGTACAAGAGACTTTCCATTTCACTTGTAATGACAGcaaaattgttttgataatACTTGCAGACTAGAGGTGCATAATGAAGTAACTGTGTCTTcctaggaaaaaaattatgaagacaGAACCTGCCTAGCAACTCCCATTAGATAAAGATGTGTTCTAAGATACAGCATTCATGTCTTCTGAGTAAGTGTGAACTGCATTGATGAATTCAGCAAGGTGGTCTGGATTTGTATCCTTTAAGATACCATGTCCAAGGTTTGCAATATAACGCTGGGTCCCAAATTTCTCCAACATCTCCTTCACACCTTTACGGATTTCATCctacaaagagaaaaaggattAGAAATTGAAGCAGGAAGATTTTTCTCATAGtctatttttattaaatgttttgtatgaACAAAATCTGTAAGAGCCATGCTTTTTGCTTTTTACCTTAGATGCAAACATCATTACAGGATCCATATTTCCCTGTAAAGTCACCTTTGAACCTGCCACACGCCTGCAACAAGCATGCATCAGCATATGAACACATACAAGTAAAGATATGCTCTCAAATGCAagattataacaataataacaatatgtTGATTTCTATAGTAGTTTTCCCCACTTGCATCAGCTGAAGAATCTAGCTGCATCAGAGCTTCTAACAATCTTTCCATGCTTTGCATAGCCAAGACATGTTCCAACTTGgtaataaaagcaaattttgctTACAACAAATTAGTTTCCAGGCAAACACCTCCTTTGGACCACTGACAGTAGTTTTATTACAGAGAATGAAACAAAGcttctattttaatttcttatccTAATACAACACTTTCTCAATACCACTAATCTACTGACTTTGATGTCTATTTGCTTGGATAATGAAAGCTCAGTGTTTGTTTTGATAAGAAGTCTTTATGGCCTACCAATTTTACAATTCGCACCACAGTCCATTATAGCTGCTGCAGAATATTATAATTTACATTGCCAAACTCTCTTTCTTGTAAAGTTGCTCATCAACATCTGTCATATACTACGATGCTAATGAGGAGATGCAACTACTGGCTGCAAGTAAGGTCTTGTGGGTCTGCAGTAAAGAAGATTGACGTTAATTCCAAAGGAAGCTGTCTGCAGAATCAGATCATGATCTGGAAGGCATTGGTGGCGATAATGCTAGCAGGAGTGAAacttctacattttatttcgGTGCTGATTGTTGAATGGATCTTAAACAGTCCTCTTTTTTAATGCTGATGATGTCCAGCAATGCAAGCCTATACTTCATGTCACCGTCATGATAACTCACCTAGCATGGAGAGGTTGGATTGTCCAGTCAAGCCCAACAACCTCATAACCACTTTTGGATAGCTCCTCAATTGCAAAGTGAGCGTCTTTTGCAAATATTACCTGCAAAAAGTAATTTccttatttacaataaaacatgtCTCTGACAtcaaatataaagataaatGCATAGTATACTCATCATGTCACCATTCCATTGATACTTTTAATCCATGAACTATGTCTTTCTGCCTGATCCTATTCCCATCACAGTGCTTA
The Pomacea canaliculata isolate SZHN2017 linkage group LG2, ASM307304v1, whole genome shotgun sequence genome window above contains:
- the LOC112554165 gene encoding chloride channel CLIC-like protein 1 isoform X1, with amino-acid sequence MDVIYTSMYLPFPARVLQTTHTFQHNHEMKNMRETIVKCIILMHMLYSACAVQSVDTEEINPFDMVNFDLSAMKMMKDKSSSKGQKVGATADIEKDAKEPVVSDGSKEQTNPSTTDASPQDIPEGIKNIADDMSTTRAKPVTIEKVERNSCPALSLFRQFVTKLLHFADRGADKMDETKPIDMCLHLRLTQHHLSELKSFSRDPLKDGVHSAHDVLTEAMLGTCEIDADDSFYNILGLEDKQGFTLKKLMQVLALIFLGTAILLLLSKLHFSFNLIIWVLFTGFVISVGTTWYRLYQGEVARQHEAMLKDLPSGCIKQPDDPGMLNHLVSLVRTYFTFQKDECIEYYEHLIVDPLVKVSIMEALAVAVVQTLLKPLRTIGTEVSQFLRAVLKDLPVQWQFGTILILIILFVITLLVCCNYRIRVPFLLAIEPAPSSCREQVHELKAIKLQQKLSKLESTVKNNAEIRTSQQSAPLNERYPYVLEQQSVTLQQRLKKSEPAVENVAASTSKQSASQQSCFNSSEALSTKEKWLSGSEPFPQIFLPEEEVKRSLEKDDSLTEHNVEVT
- the LOC112554165 gene encoding chloride channel CLIC-like protein 1 isoform X3, whose translation is MDVIYTSMYLPFPARVLQTTHTFQHNHEMKNMRETIVKCIILMHMLYSACAVQSVDTEEINPFDMVNFDLSAMKMMKDKSSSKGQKVGATADIEKDAKEPVVSDGSKEQTNPSTTDASPQDIPEGIKNIADDMSTTRAKPVTIEKVERNSCPALSLFRQFVTKLLHFADRGADKMDETKPIDMCLHLRLTQHHLSELKSFSRDPLKDGVHSAHDVLTEAMLGTCEIDADDSFYNILGLEDKQGFTLKKLMQVLALIFLGTAILLLLSKLHFSFNLIIWVLFTGFVISVGTTWYRLYQGEVARQHEAMLKDLPSGCIKQPDDPGMLNHLVSLVRTYFTFQKDECIEYYEHLIVDPLVKVSIMEALAVAVVQTLLKPLRTIGTEVSQFLRAVLKDLPVQWQFGTILILIILFVITLLVCCNYRIRVPFLLAIEPAPSSCREQVLEQQSVTLQQRLKKSEPAVENVAASTSKQSASQQSCFNSSEALSTKEKWLSGSEPFPQIFLPEEEVKRSLEKDDSLTEHNVEVT
- the LOC112554165 gene encoding chloride channel CLIC-like protein 1 isoform X2; translation: MKNMRETIVKCIILMHMLYSACAVQSVDTEEINPFDMVNFDLSAMKMMKDKSSSKGQKVGATADIEKDAKEPVVSDGSKEQTNPSTTDASPQDIPEGIKNIADDMSTTRAKPVTIEKVERNSCPALSLFRQFVTKLLHFADRGADKMDETKPIDMCLHLRLTQHHLSELKSFSRDPLKDGVHSAHDVLTEAMLGTCEIDADDSFYNILGLEDKQGFTLKKLMQVLALIFLGTAILLLLSKLHFSFNLIIWVLFTGFVISVGTTWYRLYQGEVARQHEAMLKDLPSGCIKQPDDPGMLNHLVSLVRTYFTFQKDECIEYYEHLIVDPLVKVSIMEALAVAVVQTLLKPLRTIGTEVSQFLRAVLKDLPVQWQFGTILILIILFVITLLVCCNYRIRVPFLLAIEPAPSSCREQVHELKAIKLQQKLSKLESTVKNNAEIRTSQQSAPLNERYPYVLEQQSVTLQQRLKKSEPAVENVAASTSKQSASQQSCFNSSEALSTKEKWLSGSEPFPQIFLPEEEVKRSLEKDDSLTEHNVEVT